One genomic region from Arthrobacter sp. YN encodes:
- a CDS encoding RsmB/NOP family class I SAM-dependent RNA methyltransferase: MSESGRRGPNNSGNRDGAGQGNRGARGESRRDAQGRERNRGPQRGFTNNAPSQRTRRADPARLVAFEVLRAVASEDAYANLVLPARIREHRLDRRDAGFATELSYGALRGQGTYDAILARCVDRPLEQLDPAILDALRIGAHQLLSMRVPAHAALDQTVGLARAVIGAGPSALINAVLRKVTAHNMGEWLDILLANETDETRIASLRHAHPEWIVRALRQSLVNHGRPKSEIDDLLEADNAAPVVNLVALPGLGSLDEAFDNGATAGELVEDSALSAGGDLGRLETVRRGTTRVQDVGSQLVARALAGVDLGGASSGSERWLDLCAGPGGKAALLAALAHRDGATLLANEPAPHRAKLVQQALSAVPEDTWSVRTGDGRDVGSEQAEAFDRVLVDVPCSGLGALRRRPESRWRRSPKDIGDLGPLQRDLLKSAIDAVKPGGVVAYVTCSPHPAETTAVVSDVMAKREDLELLDAGQALDDVSLTGRLGAGHEQTAQLWPHVHQTDAMFMAIIRKKP; this comes from the coding sequence ATGAGTGAGTCCGGCCGGCGAGGCCCCAATAACAGCGGGAACCGGGACGGCGCCGGACAAGGCAACAGGGGTGCACGTGGCGAAAGCCGGCGTGACGCCCAAGGCCGGGAGCGAAACCGTGGCCCTCAGCGGGGCTTCACGAACAATGCCCCCTCGCAGCGTACGCGCCGCGCTGACCCGGCCCGCCTTGTGGCCTTTGAAGTGCTCCGTGCTGTTGCTTCCGAGGATGCCTACGCCAACCTGGTGCTTCCAGCCCGCATCCGGGAACACCGCTTGGATCGCCGGGATGCCGGCTTCGCCACGGAGCTGAGTTACGGCGCTTTGCGCGGTCAAGGCACCTATGACGCTATTCTCGCCCGCTGCGTGGACCGCCCTCTTGAGCAGTTGGATCCTGCCATCTTGGATGCCCTGCGGATTGGCGCCCATCAGTTGCTCTCAATGCGTGTTCCTGCGCATGCAGCGTTGGACCAGACCGTTGGCTTGGCGCGTGCCGTCATCGGCGCAGGTCCGTCAGCCCTGATCAACGCCGTCCTGCGCAAGGTCACTGCCCACAACATGGGCGAGTGGTTGGACATCCTGCTGGCCAACGAAACCGATGAAACCCGGATTGCCTCGCTGCGGCATGCCCACCCTGAATGGATTGTCCGCGCATTGCGCCAGTCCCTGGTCAACCACGGCCGTCCGAAGTCGGAAATTGATGACCTGCTGGAGGCGGATAATGCCGCGCCGGTGGTCAATCTTGTGGCGCTGCCGGGTTTGGGAAGCCTGGACGAGGCTTTCGACAATGGGGCCACGGCAGGCGAACTGGTGGAAGATTCTGCCTTGTCCGCCGGTGGAGACCTCGGCCGCCTCGAGACGGTCCGTCGCGGAACCACCCGTGTCCAGGATGTCGGATCCCAGCTGGTTGCCCGGGCTCTTGCTGGCGTGGACCTTGGCGGAGCGTCCTCGGGAAGTGAACGCTGGCTTGACTTGTGCGCAGGTCCGGGAGGCAAGGCCGCTCTTTTGGCTGCCCTGGCGCACCGGGACGGCGCTACGTTGTTGGCCAATGAGCCCGCGCCACACAGGGCGAAGCTCGTTCAGCAGGCACTGTCGGCTGTTCCGGAGGACACATGGTCGGTACGGACGGGTGATGGACGCGACGTTGGTTCGGAGCAGGCGGAAGCTTTCGACCGCGTGTTGGTTGATGTTCCCTGCAGCGGGCTGGGAGCGTTGCGCAGGCGGCCCGAATCGCGCTGGCGGCGCTCACCCAAGGACATTGGCGACCTCGGTCCGTTGCAACGTGACCTCTTGAAGTCTGCAATTGATGCAGTAAAGCCCGGCGGGGTGGTTGCTTATGTGACATGCTCGCCGCACCCGGCCGAAACCACCGCGGTTGTCAGCGACGTCATGGCCAAGCGTGAGGACCTGGAACTGCTCGACGCCGGGCAGGCGCTTGACGATGTCAGCCTCACCGGGCGCTTGGGCGCAGGTCACGAACAAACAGCCCAGTTGTGGCCGCACGTCCACCAGACCGATGCCATGTTCATGGCCATCATCCGTAAAAAGCCGTAA
- the rpe gene encoding ribulose-phosphate 3-epimerase, with protein MSQCCINPSILSADFVNLEAELQRISNADAVHVDVMDNHFVPNLTLGLPVVQRIQAVSPVPLDAHLMISDADRWAPAYADAGVASVTFHAEAAMAPVKLARELRARGSKAGMALRPATPVEPYLDMLSELDMLLIMTVEPGFGGQSFLDITLPKIRRARAAVEGSGIGVAIQVDGGITEETIIRAAEAGANVFVAGSAVYGHQDPAAAIDRLRAAGQAVTETFA; from the coding sequence TTGTCTCAGTGCTGTATCAATCCGAGCATCCTGTCTGCCGATTTCGTCAACCTTGAGGCGGAACTGCAGCGGATCAGCAATGCCGATGCCGTTCACGTCGACGTCATGGACAACCACTTTGTCCCCAACCTGACGCTGGGCCTGCCGGTGGTGCAGCGGATTCAGGCAGTCAGCCCGGTACCGTTGGACGCCCACCTGATGATTTCCGACGCCGACCGTTGGGCGCCTGCCTACGCGGACGCCGGCGTCGCTTCGGTGACGTTCCATGCGGAAGCTGCCATGGCCCCCGTCAAGCTGGCACGCGAACTGCGTGCGAGGGGCTCCAAAGCTGGAATGGCCCTTCGCCCGGCTACACCGGTTGAGCCCTACCTGGACATGCTCAGCGAGTTGGACATGCTGTTGATCATGACGGTGGAGCCCGGATTTGGTGGGCAGTCCTTCCTGGACATCACCCTGCCCAAGATCCGACGTGCGCGGGCTGCGGTAGAGGGCTCCGGCATCGGCGTGGCCATCCAAGTGGATGGGGGAATTACTGAGGAAACCATCATCAGGGCCGCAGAAGCCGGTGCCAATGTGTTCGTGGCAGGCTCGGCGGTCTATGGGCACCAGGATCCCGCAGCGGCGATCGATCGGCTCCGTGCAGCGGGCCAGGCTGTGACGGAGACGTTCGCCTGA
- the pnuC gene encoding nicotinamide riboside transporter PnuC translates to MDFLRWLFEAQIPVGGSALVLREVLGNIFGLLSALGGMRRKVWAWPIGIVGNILLLTVFLGNVFGAAAPATLWGQAARQVMFIAVAIYGWYRWQQGRQSSSQGRAIVPGWASNKVRIALVGAMVAGTAALTPLFDALGSYPPVWADAWTFMGSLLATYGMARGWTEFWLIWVAVDIVGVPLLFSAGYYASAVMYLFYGFFTLTGFFVWWRAEKRERAGRDASTPDLALLAGVTR, encoded by the coding sequence ATGGACTTTCTGCGATGGCTCTTCGAAGCACAGATCCCCGTTGGGGGATCTGCTCTTGTCTTACGCGAAGTGCTTGGAAATATTTTTGGGCTCCTCAGCGCCCTCGGCGGTATGCGCCGCAAAGTCTGGGCTTGGCCGATCGGCATAGTCGGCAACATCCTCCTGCTCACGGTCTTCCTGGGTAACGTCTTTGGTGCAGCTGCGCCGGCTACCCTGTGGGGGCAGGCAGCACGGCAGGTGATGTTCATCGCCGTCGCCATTTACGGCTGGTACCGGTGGCAGCAAGGCCGTCAATCGAGCAGCCAAGGGCGCGCCATTGTGCCAGGCTGGGCCAGCAACAAGGTCCGTATCGCTCTGGTTGGAGCCATGGTGGCCGGTACGGCAGCACTGACGCCCTTGTTTGATGCCCTCGGTTCCTACCCGCCGGTCTGGGCCGACGCCTGGACCTTCATGGGGTCACTTCTGGCAACGTACGGCATGGCCCGTGGATGGACTGAGTTCTGGCTGATCTGGGTTGCCGTGGACATCGTAGGTGTGCCGTTGCTGTTCAGCGCCGGCTACTACGCCAGCGCGGTCATGTACCTGTTCTACGGCTTCTTCACCCTCACCGGATTCTTCGTCTGGTGGCGGGCCGAAAAGCGCGAACGCGCCGGTCGTGATGCCAGCACACCGGACCTTGCACTATTGGCGGGAGTTACACGATGA
- the ribD gene encoding bifunctional diaminohydroxyphosphoribosylaminopyrimidine deaminase/5-amino-6-(5-phosphoribosylamino)uracil reductase RibD has translation MTADPALYTPAERAAMDAALAAALAGPRGANPLVGAVILSPEGQQLATGYHRGAGTAHAEADAISEARKQGIDTVGTTMVVTLEPCNHVGRTGPCAQAIMAAGISKVIYAVDDPHDPAAGGARTLRSAGVEVRSGLALDRAFDLNRDWFDAVAAKRPFVTLHIAQTLDSRIAADDGTSQWISSPESLADNHGLRGLIDAILVGTGTVLIDNPRLTARDAEGELASRQPVRAVMGLRDVPEDAAVRGTDGRFVHLPTRDPAEALGMLFDQGVRHVMVEGGSSILSTFLGAHLVDELIVYMAPTLLGSGTPALHDLGITTLADAQHWSWDNAGGGAVRTLGNDLRLHLRSPRGTAANIKSLVPHKSLVPRSEAAEHVTGGH, from the coding sequence ATGACGGCCGATCCAGCCCTCTACACTCCGGCGGAGCGCGCGGCCATGGATGCCGCACTCGCCGCAGCCCTTGCCGGTCCCCGCGGAGCCAACCCGTTGGTTGGGGCAGTCATCCTCAGTCCCGAGGGCCAGCAATTGGCGACGGGATACCACCGGGGTGCCGGCACTGCCCATGCCGAAGCAGACGCGATCTCCGAAGCCCGCAAGCAAGGCATCGACACCGTGGGAACAACCATGGTGGTGACCCTGGAACCGTGCAACCATGTGGGGCGCACGGGACCCTGTGCGCAGGCAATCATGGCGGCGGGAATCTCAAAGGTGATTTACGCCGTCGACGATCCCCACGACCCCGCTGCGGGCGGCGCCCGCACGCTCCGCTCCGCCGGGGTGGAGGTCCGTTCCGGGCTGGCCCTCGATCGGGCGTTCGACCTCAACCGCGATTGGTTCGACGCCGTTGCCGCCAAGCGCCCGTTTGTCACCTTGCACATCGCCCAGACGTTGGACAGCCGCATTGCGGCCGACGACGGCACCAGTCAATGGATTTCGAGCCCGGAGTCGCTCGCTGACAACCATGGGCTGCGGGGACTCATCGACGCCATCCTGGTGGGCACGGGGACCGTCCTGATCGACAACCCCCGGCTCACTGCCAGGGACGCGGAGGGAGAACTCGCCAGCCGGCAGCCGGTCCGCGCCGTGATGGGTCTACGGGACGTCCCTGAAGATGCCGCGGTCCGGGGGACCGACGGGCGCTTTGTGCACCTGCCAACACGGGATCCGGCAGAGGCTTTGGGCATGCTGTTCGACCAAGGAGTCAGGCACGTCATGGTGGAAGGCGGCTCGTCCATCCTGAGCACATTCCTTGGTGCGCACCTCGTGGACGAACTGATCGTCTATATGGCTCCGACGTTGCTGGGATCCGGAACTCCTGCACTGCACGACCTCGGAATCACCACGCTGGCAGACGCCCAGCACTGGTCCTGGGACAACGCCGGTGGCGGAGCGGTCCGGACGCTCGGCAACGACCTTCGGCTGCACCTGCGGTCCCCAAGGGGCACCGCCGCCAATATCAAGAGTTTGGTTCCACACAAGAGTTTGGTTCCGCGCAGTGAAGCTGCGGAACATGTCACAGGAGGACACTGA